The proteins below come from a single Pandoraea apista genomic window:
- a CDS encoding amino acid aminotransferase, giving the protein MTLFSAVELAPRDPILGLNEAYNADHRTEKVNLGVGVYFNAEGKLPLLKAVKAAEEQRVAAGLPRGYLPIEGIAAYDKAVQEMLFGKESPVLAEGRVITAQALGGTGALKIGADFLKQLNPNATVAISDPSWENHRALFTQAGFNVVSYPYYDAESHGVNLPGMLDMLGKEPEGTIVVLHACCHNPTGVDLTMDQWAQVVEVVKARKLVPFLDIAYQGFGDGIDADAAVVRLFAAAGLNFFVSSSFSKSFSLYGERVGALSIVTSSKDESTRVLSQLKRVIRTNYSNPPTHGGSVVAAVLGNAELRALWEEELAEMRERIRAMRLALVEKLRAHGVERDFSFVIKQRGMFSYSGLTADQVERLREEFGIYAVSTGRICVAALNDKNIDVVAAAIAKVLR; this is encoded by the coding sequence ATGACTCTCTTTTCCGCTGTCGAACTCGCCCCGCGCGACCCCATCCTTGGTCTGAACGAAGCCTATAACGCCGATCACCGCACCGAAAAAGTGAATCTGGGCGTCGGCGTGTATTTCAATGCGGAAGGCAAACTGCCCCTGCTCAAGGCTGTGAAGGCAGCGGAAGAACAACGCGTGGCCGCCGGTCTGCCGCGTGGCTATCTGCCGATCGAAGGCATTGCTGCCTACGACAAGGCCGTGCAGGAAATGCTGTTCGGCAAGGAATCGCCCGTGCTGGCCGAAGGCCGCGTGATCACCGCTCAGGCACTGGGCGGCACCGGCGCCCTGAAGATTGGCGCCGACTTTCTGAAGCAACTCAACCCGAACGCCACCGTCGCGATCAGCGACCCGAGCTGGGAAAACCACCGCGCCCTGTTCACGCAAGCCGGCTTCAACGTCGTCTCGTACCCGTACTACGACGCCGAATCGCACGGCGTGAACCTGCCGGGCATGCTCGACATGCTTGGCAAGGAACCGGAAGGCACCATCGTCGTCCTGCACGCGTGCTGCCACAACCCGACCGGCGTTGACCTCACGATGGATCAGTGGGCGCAGGTCGTGGAAGTCGTGAAGGCCCGCAAGCTGGTGCCGTTCCTCGACATCGCTTACCAGGGTTTCGGTGACGGCATCGACGCTGACGCGGCCGTGGTGCGCCTGTTCGCCGCCGCCGGCCTGAACTTCTTCGTGTCCAGCTCGTTCTCCAAGTCGTTCTCGCTGTATGGCGAGCGCGTCGGCGCCCTGTCCATCGTGACGAGCAGCAAGGACGAATCGACCCGCGTGCTCTCGCAACTCAAGCGCGTGATTCGCACCAACTACTCGAACCCGCCGACGCATGGCGGCTCGGTCGTCGCCGCCGTGCTGGGCAACGCCGAACTGCGCGCCCTGTGGGAAGAGGAACTGGCCGAAATGCGTGAGCGCATCCGCGCCATGCGTTTGGCACTGGTCGAGAAGCTGCGCGCCCACGGCGTGGAACGCGACTTCTCGTTCGTGATCAAGCAACGCGGCATGTTCTCGTACTCGGGCCTCACGGCCGATCAGGTCGAGCGTCTGCGCGAAGAATTCGGCATCTACGCCGTGAGCACCGGCCGTATCTGTGTGGCCGCGCTCAACGACAAGAACATCGACGTCGTCGCTGCGGCCATCGCCAAAGTGCTTCGCTGA
- the uvrB gene encoding excinuclease ABC subunit UvrB — MTPAAEHVLDESKFLTFPDSPYQLYCPFPAAGDQPAAIAQLTEGVEDGLAFQTLLGVTGSGKTFTMANVIARLGRPAIVFAPNKTLAAQLYSEFREFFPRNAVEYFVSYYDYYQPEAYVPQRDLFIEKDSSVNEHIEQMRLSATKSLLERRDVVIVATVSAIYGIGNPNEYHQMILTLRQGDKMGQRDIIARLIAMQYSRNETDFGRGTFRVRGDTIDIFPAEHAELALRVELFDDEVDTLQLFDPLTGRVRQKVPRFTVYPSSHYVTPRDTVLRAIETIKDELRDRLDFFYKEGKLVEAQRLEQRTRFDLEMLQELGFCKGIENYSRHLSGAAPGEPPPTLVDYLPPDALMFLDESHVLIGQFNGMYNGDRARKENLVNYGFRLPSALDNRPLKFAEYERKMRQAIFVSATPADYEAKRTGQVVEQVVRPTGLIDPVIDVRPARTQVDDVLSEINKRVAVGERVLVTTLTKRMAEQLTDYLSDNGVKVRYLHSDIDTVERVEIIRDLRLGAFDVLVGINLLREGLDIPEVSLVAILDADKEGFLRSERSLIQTIGRAARNVNGTAILYGDKMTDSMARAIGETERRRAKQMAHNEAHGIVPQGVKKRIKDIIDGVYDPQDAKAELAEAKEQAHYQDMSEKQLAREIKKLEKQMQEHARNLEFEKAAKVRDQLLHVKALVFGTDGASEAELGPKL; from the coding sequence ATGACCCCTGCGGCTGAACACGTCCTGGACGAAAGCAAGTTCCTGACGTTCCCGGATTCGCCTTACCAGCTCTACTGCCCATTCCCTGCCGCCGGCGACCAGCCCGCCGCCATTGCGCAGTTGACCGAGGGGGTGGAAGACGGGCTTGCGTTCCAGACCTTGCTCGGCGTAACCGGGTCGGGCAAGACGTTCACGATGGCAAATGTCATCGCGCGGCTTGGCCGCCCGGCCATTGTCTTCGCCCCCAACAAGACGCTCGCCGCCCAGCTCTATTCGGAGTTCCGCGAATTCTTCCCGCGTAATGCGGTGGAGTACTTCGTGTCGTACTACGACTATTACCAGCCGGAAGCGTATGTGCCGCAGCGCGATCTGTTCATCGAGAAGGATTCGTCCGTCAACGAACACATCGAGCAGATGCGCCTCTCGGCAACGAAGAGCCTGCTCGAACGCCGCGACGTGGTGATCGTCGCCACCGTCTCCGCCATCTACGGTATCGGTAATCCGAACGAATACCACCAGATGATTTTGACGTTGCGCCAGGGCGACAAGATGGGGCAGCGCGATATCATCGCGCGCCTGATCGCGATGCAATACAGCCGTAACGAGACGGATTTTGGACGAGGTACCTTCCGCGTTCGCGGCGACACCATCGATATCTTCCCGGCAGAGCACGCCGAACTCGCGTTGCGCGTGGAGTTGTTCGACGACGAAGTCGACACGCTGCAACTCTTCGATCCGCTCACGGGGCGCGTGCGTCAGAAGGTGCCGCGATTTACGGTGTATCCGTCCTCACATTACGTAACCCCGCGAGATACGGTGTTGCGCGCCATCGAGACGATCAAGGACGAATTGCGCGACCGGCTCGATTTCTTCTACAAAGAAGGCAAGCTGGTCGAGGCGCAGCGTCTGGAGCAGCGCACCCGATTCGATCTGGAAATGTTGCAGGAGCTGGGCTTCTGCAAGGGCATCGAGAACTACTCGCGGCATTTGTCCGGCGCAGCGCCGGGAGAGCCGCCGCCTACCCTCGTCGACTATCTGCCGCCCGACGCGCTAATGTTCCTCGACGAGTCGCACGTGCTGATCGGTCAGTTCAACGGCATGTACAACGGCGACCGGGCGCGCAAGGAGAACCTTGTGAACTACGGCTTCCGTCTGCCGTCGGCTTTGGATAACCGGCCGCTCAAGTTCGCCGAGTACGAACGCAAGATGCGTCAGGCCATCTTCGTCTCTGCCACCCCTGCGGATTACGAGGCGAAGCGTACGGGCCAGGTGGTGGAACAGGTGGTGCGGCCGACCGGGCTGATCGACCCGGTCATCGACGTTCGCCCGGCACGTACGCAGGTAGACGACGTGCTCTCGGAAATCAACAAACGTGTGGCGGTGGGAGAGCGTGTGCTTGTCACCACGCTCACGAAGCGCATGGCGGAGCAGCTCACCGACTATTTGTCCGATAACGGTGTGAAGGTCCGCTATCTGCACAGCGATATCGATACCGTAGAACGCGTAGAGATCATCCGCGATTTGCGCTTGGGCGCATTCGACGTACTCGTCGGGATCAACTTGCTGCGTGAGGGGTTGGATATTCCGGAAGTGTCGCTTGTGGCAATTCTCGACGCGGACAAGGAAGGTTTCCTGCGTTCCGAGCGGTCATTGATTCAGACGATCGGGCGGGCGGCGCGTAACGTCAACGGGACGGCCATTCTCTACGGCGACAAGATGACCGACTCGATGGCGCGCGCGATCGGCGAAACGGAACGTCGCCGCGCGAAGCAGATGGCGCATAACGAGGCGCACGGCATTGTTCCGCAAGGGGTCAAGAAGCGCATCAAGGACATCATCGACGGGGTCTACGATCCGCAGGACGCCAAGGCGGAACTGGCTGAAGCGAAGGAGCAGGCGCACTACCAGGACATGTCGGAAAAGCAACTGGCGCGCGAGATCAAGAAGCTCGAGAAGCAGATGCAAGAGCATGCGCGCAATCTGGAGTTCGAGAAAGCTGCGAAGGTGCGCGACCAGTTGCTGCATGTCAAGGCGCTGGTGTTCGGCACCGATGGCGCGAGCGAGGCAGAACTGGGGCCGAAACTCTGA
- a CDS encoding sulfonate ABC transporter substrate-binding protein, with product MSAQFSAPRRRLLTTGAAALACALAAPAVLAQSGATSATSAAGGGRVLRIGHQKGLLTLLKGRGTLERRLAALGVHVTWTEFPSGPPQLEALNVGSIDFGDVGEAPPVFALAAGAPFVYYGQSVQRPRSEGLLVPKGSAIASFAQLRGKRVAFTKGSNTHYLYVRLLQQAGLKPQDITPVFLQPADARAAFERGSVDAWLVWDPFLAVAQKSLDARLVTDGTGLVGNRLYFFTSRTYVQHNEDVLRAVIEELNTVDKWVEANRADAASEYAQLWGVPRDAVELVLSRQRFGIERITRATLAEQQQIADAFLELNLLPRRIDVVQAAPPSLG from the coding sequence ATGTCTGCACAATTCTCTGCCCCTCGCCGCCGCCTGCTCACGACGGGTGCTGCCGCGCTGGCCTGCGCGCTTGCCGCGCCGGCGGTGTTGGCGCAATCGGGCGCAACCAGCGCAACCAGCGCAGCCGGGGGCGGGCGGGTGCTGCGAATTGGCCATCAAAAGGGCTTGCTGACGCTGCTCAAGGGGCGCGGCACGCTTGAGCGGCGGCTGGCTGCGCTTGGCGTGCATGTGACATGGACCGAATTCCCCTCGGGCCCGCCGCAGCTCGAAGCCCTCAACGTGGGTTCCATCGATTTTGGCGACGTGGGCGAAGCACCGCCGGTGTTTGCGCTCGCCGCCGGTGCGCCGTTCGTCTATTACGGGCAAAGCGTGCAGCGCCCCAGGAGCGAGGGGTTGCTCGTGCCGAAGGGATCGGCGATTGCATCGTTCGCGCAGCTCAGGGGCAAACGGGTGGCGTTCACGAAGGGTTCGAATACGCACTATCTGTATGTGCGCCTGTTGCAACAGGCGGGACTCAAGCCGCAGGACATTACGCCGGTGTTCCTGCAACCTGCCGATGCGCGTGCCGCGTTCGAGCGCGGCTCGGTCGACGCGTGGCTGGTGTGGGACCCGTTTCTCGCCGTCGCGCAGAAGTCGCTCGATGCACGCCTCGTGACCGACGGCACAGGCCTCGTCGGCAATCGCTTGTATTTCTTCACGTCACGAACCTATGTGCAGCACAACGAAGACGTGCTGCGTGCGGTCATTGAGGAACTCAACACCGTCGACAAGTGGGTTGAGGCCAATCGTGCGGACGCTGCTTCCGAGTACGCCCAATTGTGGGGGGTACCGCGCGACGCCGTCGAATTGGTACTGTCGCGTCAGCGCTTCGGCATCGAACGCATCACGCGTGCCACGCTGGCTGAGCAGCAGCAAATCGCCGACGCATTCCTTGAACTCAATTTGCTGCCCCGGCGCATTGACGTCGTGCAAGCGGCGCCACCTTCGCTGGGTTGA
- a CDS encoding low molecular weight protein-tyrosine-phosphatase: MRKTSVLFVCMGNICRSPSADGIFRHRLAQSGLADVVAVDSAGTQSYHIGHAPDARTQAAALRRGYDLSELRARRVESADFERFEWIVAMDDANVAELVARCPAEFRHRIVRLMDFATRHDATEVPDPYYGGAQGFETVLDYIEDGLDGLLARLEKDA; encoded by the coding sequence ATGAGAAAAACCTCCGTCTTGTTCGTCTGCATGGGCAATATCTGTCGTTCGCCCAGCGCGGACGGCATTTTTCGTCACCGTCTGGCCCAGAGCGGGCTGGCCGACGTGGTCGCCGTGGATTCGGCGGGCACGCAAAGCTATCACATCGGCCACGCGCCCGACGCCCGCACGCAAGCGGCGGCGCTGCGGCGCGGGTACGATTTGAGCGAACTGCGCGCTCGACGCGTCGAGTCTGCCGACTTCGAGCGCTTCGAATGGATCGTGGCGATGGACGACGCCAATGTCGCCGAGCTCGTGGCGCGCTGTCCGGCCGAGTTTCGCCACAGGATTGTGCGGCTGATGGACTTTGCAACGCGTCACGACGCTACCGAAGTGCCCGATCCGTATTACGGCGGTGCGCAAGGTTTCGAGACCGTGCTCGATTACATAGAAGACGGCCTCGACGGCCTGCTCGCACGACTGGAAAAAGACGCCTGA